Proteins from one Cicer arietinum cultivar CDC Frontier isolate Library 1 chromosome 3, Cicar.CDCFrontier_v2.0, whole genome shotgun sequence genomic window:
- the LOC140919649 gene encoding uncharacterized protein, translated as MCGKQGHIEYECRDAGITCFNCQQQGHISTTCPYPRKTPQPGNQSSQASRPKSNGRVFALSGAGASEKDNLIQGLPVSHLQYDLIVNTPTSDYVDTSSVCLDISIHVCGRDFRVDLVCLPLRLVDVILGMDWLSTNRVRVDFFSKTIEFMESEERDKPSNISANQVKALLKEDAQLYMILA; from the exons ATGTGTGGTAAGCAGGGTCACATTGAATATGAATGTAGAGATGCTGgaattacttgttttaattgtcaacaacaagGCCACATTAGCACCACATGCCCCTACCCAAGGAAGACTCCACAACCTGGAAACCAGAGTTCCCAAGCCAGCCGACCTAAATCCAATGGAAGAGTCTTTGCCCTCAGTGGTGCAGGAGCGTCTGAGAAAGACAACTTGATCCAAG GACTACCTGTATCTCATTTGCAGTATGATTTGATTGTGAATACCCCAACTAGTGATTATGTTGATACCTCTAGTGTTTGTCTTGACATTTCTATCCATGTGTGTGGAAGGGACTTCCGAGTTGACTTAGTGTGTTTACCTTTGCGTCTGGTTGATGtgattcttggtatggattggcTATCTACCAACCGTGTCCGGgtagatttttttagtaaaaccatTGAATTCATGGAGTCAGAAGAGAGGGATAAGCCTAGCAATATATCCGCCAACCAAGTGAAGGCACTCTTGAAAGAAGATGCCCAGTTATACATGATCCTAGCCTGA